The proteins below come from a single Chryseobacterium bernardetii genomic window:
- the porW gene encoding type IX secretion system periplasmic lipoprotein PorW/SprE, translated as MKKNILFLLVICLIASCATKTKKPEQRSKLLKGFSTYYNTLFNAKDALNSEFTARDKGHKDNFYAPYIPILTFEEQPLGSDLGQSTAFAENSMKMAEVVNRPSGRNSGIPNMPGAPVNDSANPDEAAANKGATTLEIAEAKALKAINKYSVTRNGEEKNKQIFDAYIILAQSRIYRNKPLEALDALNYVFTHMKDDKRIPLARIYQGVAYDKIKDYHRAHETFAKLKSDGINKTYAKLLSIYYAESLLDAGKKEDAAKELDVAYDLNSNRKLKSRIAYLRGQVLENLGQNDRARESYTAAYKYSNDFEFEVKSQIAIAKTFNGKGDYNGAKHYLEGISKKGTYGSRKNEFYYALGLMANKAGKHDEAQQFFRKSLFEKVSDPQIRGLAYYEIGKSYLEKNDYIGAGIYYDSALAVMTYEPSKILLKDQSAYIKKISKNYYLIKKNDSILSLAKMDNAQRTDFFSKYIAKLKIKEEKEEQERKRAERNKGFDTGDYNANSIFANNNSNSFEDFGVTTKGFYFNNTGTVSKGTSSFKQVWGERALSDNWRFSKKMASIEDMKSEALGVTAAPNPRRFEPAYYIEQIPTNQEKLAQLKKDRDTASLGLGIMYQNYFTNTPLATKTLYDLVDVKPEEKVMLQALYEIFAMNYEKTPQAAERAKQILLADYPYTSYAEFARNPKNNSFVKSTEEVENEYKRAYALYESEKFTESKEVIDQTIQKYPKDALVPKLYLLNAFNTGKASGKEVMILQLEQIALNYSKTPEGIRAKEMLNYLKSDLSFQATDNKGNAIPQEQVSPAPPANKNKNIPDGANGNLNSQGKLKINNSDQQAQSIPTGNMDNNPQQKPEKPKLRNKNVPDGPQKQ; from the coding sequence ATGAAAAAGAATATATTGTTCCTTTTAGTGATTTGCCTCATTGCTTCTTGTGCTACCAAAACAAAGAAGCCAGAGCAGCGTTCCAAACTCCTGAAAGGATTCTCCACATATTACAACACCCTTTTTAATGCCAAAGATGCATTAAACAGCGAATTTACAGCCAGAGATAAGGGCCATAAGGATAATTTTTATGCTCCTTATATTCCAATTCTAACATTCGAAGAACAGCCTTTAGGAAGTGATTTGGGACAATCAACAGCTTTTGCAGAGAATTCCATGAAAATGGCAGAGGTTGTGAACAGACCATCCGGAAGAAACTCCGGAATTCCGAATATGCCAGGCGCTCCTGTAAATGATTCTGCCAATCCTGATGAAGCAGCTGCAAACAAAGGTGCAACAACCCTGGAAATTGCTGAAGCAAAAGCATTAAAGGCAATTAACAAATATTCTGTTACCAGAAACGGAGAAGAAAAAAACAAACAGATTTTTGATGCCTATATTATCCTTGCGCAATCCAGAATCTATAGAAATAAGCCGTTGGAAGCACTGGATGCTCTCAACTATGTCTTCACTCATATGAAGGATGATAAAAGGATTCCACTGGCAAGAATTTACCAAGGGGTGGCTTATGATAAAATCAAAGACTACCACAGGGCTCATGAGACTTTTGCCAAGCTAAAGAGTGACGGAATCAATAAGACTTACGCCAAGCTTTTAAGCATTTATTACGCAGAATCTCTTTTGGATGCAGGAAAAAAAGAAGATGCAGCCAAAGAACTTGATGTGGCTTATGATTTAAATTCAAACAGAAAACTCAAGAGCAGAATTGCCTATTTAAGAGGTCAGGTTCTTGAAAATCTTGGACAAAATGATAGGGCAAGAGAAAGCTATACGGCTGCCTACAAATATTCCAATGATTTTGAATTTGAAGTAAAATCTCAGATTGCCATTGCTAAAACATTCAATGGTAAGGGAGATTATAATGGTGCTAAACACTATCTGGAAGGGATCAGTAAAAAAGGAACTTATGGCTCCAGAAAAAATGAATTTTACTATGCTTTAGGGCTAATGGCCAATAAAGCAGGAAAACACGATGAAGCGCAGCAGTTCTTCAGAAAATCTTTATTTGAAAAGGTTTCTGACCCTCAAATCCGTGGTTTGGCGTATTATGAAATAGGGAAAAGCTATCTTGAAAAGAACGATTATATTGGCGCCGGAATTTATTATGATTCTGCTCTTGCCGTAATGACCTATGAGCCTTCAAAAATCCTATTAAAGGATCAGTCTGCTTACATCAAAAAGATCTCTAAGAACTATTATCTGATCAAAAAGAATGACAGTATTCTTTCTTTGGCTAAGATGGATAATGCCCAAAGAACTGATTTCTTCTCAAAATATATTGCCAAATTAAAGATTAAAGAAGAGAAAGAGGAACAGGAAAGAAAACGCGCAGAACGAAACAAAGGTTTTGACACCGGGGATTATAATGCAAATTCTATTTTTGCTAATAATAATTCTAATTCTTTTGAAGATTTTGGAGTCACTACAAAAGGTTTTTACTTCAACAATACCGGAACAGTAAGTAAAGGAACTTCTTCATTTAAGCAGGTATGGGGAGAGAGAGCCCTTTCCGATAACTGGCGTTTTTCCAAGAAAATGGCTTCTATTGAAGATATGAAAAGTGAAGCTCTTGGGGTAACTGCCGCTCCTAATCCGAGACGTTTTGAACCGGCTTATTACATTGAACAGATTCCAACAAACCAGGAAAAACTGGCACAGCTTAAAAAGGATAGAGATACTGCATCTTTGGGACTTGGTATTATGTATCAGAATTATTTTACCAATACTCCACTGGCTACCAAAACTTTGTATGATCTTGTAGATGTAAAACCGGAAGAAAAAGTAATGCTGCAGGCATTGTATGAGATTTTCGCCATGAATTATGAAAAAACTCCACAGGCAGCTGAAAGGGCAAAACAAATCCTGTTAGCTGATTATCCTTATACTTCTTACGCTGAATTTGCAAGAAATCCTAAAAACAATTCATTTGTAAAATCAACAGAGGAAGTTGAAAATGAATATAAGCGAGCCTACGCCCTGTATGAATCTGAGAAATTTACAGAAAGTAAAGAAGTTATTGATCAAACAATCCAGAAGTATCCGAAAGATGCATTAGTGCCGAAATTATATCTTTTAAATGCATTTAATACAGGAAAAGCAAGCGGAAAGGAAGTGATGATCCTCCAACTTGAACAGATTGCATTAAACTATTCCAAAACACCGGAAGGCATACGAGCTAAAGAGATGCTGAATTATCTGAAAAGTGACCTCAGCTTCCAGGCTACGGATAATAAAGGGAATGCTATCCCTCAAGAGCAGGTCTCTCCTGCCCCACCTGCCAATAAAAACAAAAATATCCCGGATGGAGCTAATGGAAACCTTAACAGCCAGGGAAAATTAAAAATCAATAATTCTGATCAGCAGGCACAGTCTATCCCGACAGGTAATATGGACAATAATCCACAACAAAAACCTGAGAAACCTAAATTAAGAAACAAGAATGTTCCGGATGGACCACAAAAACAATAA
- the tsaB gene encoding tRNA (adenosine(37)-N6)-threonylcarbamoyltransferase complex dimerization subunit type 1 TsaB, with translation MKILYLETSSKNCSVAVSDNEKLLCICEEVSENYKQSESLHTYVEWALEGAGISLKDIEAVSLGKGPGSYTGLRIGAASAKGFCYGLKVPFIAVNSLESMIEPFLSQNYELIVPLIDARRMEVYTAVYDGSTGEEISATEAKVLDETSFEEFRDKKVIFVGDGAKKAKDILNLPNAEFREDIYPSAQHLIKKTLEKIKNKEFEDMAYFEPFYLKDFHGVKKKGS, from the coding sequence ATGAAAATTCTATATCTTGAAACATCATCTAAAAACTGTTCGGTAGCCGTATCAGATAATGAAAAGCTGCTGTGCATATGTGAAGAAGTTTCCGAAAACTATAAACAGTCTGAAAGTCTTCATACCTATGTAGAATGGGCATTGGAAGGAGCAGGAATTTCACTGAAGGACATTGAAGCCGTCTCTTTGGGCAAAGGACCTGGTTCTTATACCGGATTAAGGATTGGGGCAGCCTCTGCAAAAGGGTTCTGTTATGGATTGAAAGTTCCGTTTATTGCAGTTAATTCTCTTGAAAGCATGATAGAGCCGTTTTTAAGCCAAAACTATGAACTGATAGTGCCATTGATTGATGCAAGGAGAATGGAGGTTTATACGGCCGTTTATGACGGTTCTACGGGGGAAGAAATCTCTGCAACTGAAGCAAAGGTTTTAGATGAAACTTCTTTTGAAGAATTCAGAGATAAGAAAGTGATCTTTGTAGGAGACGGAGCGAAAAAAGCTAAAGATATTTTAAACCTGCCTAATGCAGAGTTTAGAGAAGATATTTATCCATCTGCACAACATTTGATTAAAAAGACTCTGGAGAAAATAAAAAATAAGGAATTTGAAGATATGGCTTATTTCGAGCCTTTTTATCTTAAGGACTTCCATGGGGTAAAGAAAAAAGGTTCATAA
- a CDS encoding LysE family translocator: MLELVLSAIILGFMLSLVFIGPIFFLLIETSFSRGPKHALSLDLGVITADLLCIVAAYYASADIVTLIDKHPGFYRITSILIFVYGIVMLVTKTKMHMPGEDKIISQNYIKTFFNGFFFNLLNVGVILFWLVTVISVRNQYPDTSSFILYISIVIGTYLSIDLAKIFLAKQFHDKLTQKLANQIRRVVGVILIIFSFFIFLQSFKKFNQFDRQLEEAEKKEVKYQQKK, from the coding sequence ATGCTTGAACTTGTACTATCTGCCATTATTTTAGGATTCATGTTGAGTCTGGTTTTTATAGGACCTATATTCTTCCTGTTAATAGAGACCAGTTTCTCAAGAGGCCCAAAACATGCCTTATCCTTGGATCTTGGAGTGATTACTGCAGATTTACTGTGTATTGTAGCAGCCTATTATGCCAGCGCAGATATTGTTACCCTCATAGATAAGCATCCGGGGTTCTACAGGATCACTTCTATTCTGATTTTTGTTTACGGGATCGTGATGCTGGTTACAAAAACTAAAATGCATATGCCTGGCGAAGATAAGATCATTAGCCAAAACTATATAAAAACCTTTTTTAATGGTTTTTTCTTTAATCTTTTAAATGTTGGAGTCATCCTTTTCTGGCTGGTAACGGTAATTTCGGTAAGGAATCAATATCCGGACACCAGCAGTTTTATTTTATATATAAGCATTGTCATCGGAACTTACCTTAGTATTGACCTGGCCAAGATATTCCTGGCCAAGCAGTTTCATGACAAGCTTACCCAGAAGCTGGCCAACCAGATCAGAAGAGTTGTAGGTGTGATTCTCATTATTTTCAGTTTCTTTATCTTCCTGCAAAGCTTTAAAAAGTTTAATCAGTTTGACAGACAGCTGGAGGAAGCCGAGAAAAAAGAAGTCAAATATCAACAAAAAAAATGA
- a CDS encoding S66 peptidase family protein yields MKKIIFPKALKKGAKIAVISPAGAVDVPQLEKGLDLIKSKGFEPVLGEHLYTKFSNGYNYAGTEKERIKDINWALNDKEIAAVWASRGGYGCQHLIQHLKLKNFIENPKWYIGYSDNTVIQSYLLKKGFASIHGQTIKTSSFGVTDESYDLIFDILKGKAPKYSLKSHPLNKKGNIEGELVGGNLALIYALLGTKYSFDFKDKILFIEDIGENFYALDRMIMSLELAGVFNKIKGFIVGGMTNMGDEKDNKDYEASFDAFAYKLISERILKYKFPVVFGFPNGHIKDNRPLLMGGTVKVKVDTKVKVEF; encoded by the coding sequence ATGAAAAAAATTATCTTTCCAAAAGCTCTTAAAAAAGGAGCTAAAATAGCTGTTATATCTCCCGCCGGAGCCGTAGATGTTCCTCAACTTGAAAAGGGATTAGATTTAATTAAAAGTAAAGGATTTGAACCTGTTTTGGGTGAACATCTTTACACAAAATTTTCAAACGGATATAATTACGCCGGAACAGAAAAGGAAAGAATAAAAGATATCAACTGGGCTTTAAATGATAAAGAAATTGCTGCTGTCTGGGCTTCCAGAGGTGGTTACGGATGCCAGCACCTGATTCAGCATCTGAAGCTGAAAAACTTTATAGAGAATCCGAAATGGTATATTGGGTACTCAGATAATACTGTGATCCAAAGCTATCTGCTAAAAAAAGGTTTTGCTTCCATTCATGGACAAACCATTAAAACATCCAGTTTCGGAGTTACTGATGAAAGCTATGATCTGATCTTTGATATTTTAAAAGGAAAAGCGCCTAAATACAGCCTAAAATCTCATCCATTAAATAAAAAAGGGAATATTGAAGGTGAATTGGTTGGAGGGAATTTGGCGCTTATTTATGCCCTTCTGGGGACCAAATATTCTTTCGACTTTAAAGACAAGATCTTATTCATAGAAGATATCGGAGAAAACTTCTATGCTCTTGACCGTATGATTATGAGCCTTGAACTTGCTGGAGTTTTTAATAAGATCAAAGGATTTATCGTAGGCGGAATGACTAATATGGGTGACGAAAAAGACAATAAAGATTACGAAGCCAGTTTTGATGCGTTTGCCTATAAACTGATCTCGGAAAGGATTTTAAAATATAAATTCCCTGTAGTATTCGGTTTTCCGAATGGGCATATCAAAGATAACAGACCACTTTTAATGGGTGGAACCGTTAAGGTTAAAGTTGATACTAAAGTTAAGGTTGAGTTTTAA
- a CDS encoding SDR family NAD(P)-dependent oxidoreductase, whose translation MKTILITGATSGIGKSTAELLAKQGNRIIICGRRSEVLESLKEELLQFTEIFSLRFDVRNLDEVETAINSLPEEWKDIDVLINNAGNAHGLDPLSSGKTDDWDSMIDGNVKGLLYVSKMIIPGMKTKNLGHIVNISSVAARQTYANGVVYCATKKAVDVISEGMRLELTEFGIKVTNIQPGAVETDFSLVRFKGDSEKAATVYSGYEPLKAEDIADAIAYCINAPKHVTIADICIYPSAQAEPRTIYKK comes from the coding sequence ATGAAAACAATATTAATCACCGGAGCTACTTCCGGTATCGGTAAATCCACTGCAGAGCTGCTGGCTAAACAGGGGAACAGGATTATCATTTGTGGGAGAAGAAGTGAAGTGCTGGAATCTTTAAAAGAAGAATTACTACAATTTACCGAAATATTTAGTTTAAGGTTTGATGTAAGAAATCTGGATGAGGTAGAAACAGCGATCAATTCACTTCCTGAAGAATGGAAAGATATTGATGTTCTGATTAATAATGCCGGTAATGCACATGGGCTTGATCCACTCTCATCAGGAAAGACAGATGACTGGGATTCTATGATTGACGGAAATGTAAAAGGACTTCTTTATGTTTCCAAGATGATTATTCCGGGAATGAAAACTAAAAATTTAGGTCATATTGTAAATATCAGTTCTGTAGCAGCAAGACAAACTTATGCCAATGGAGTGGTATACTGTGCTACCAAAAAAGCAGTAGACGTTATCTCTGAAGGAATGAGATTAGAGCTTACCGAATTTGGAATCAAAGTAACCAATATACAGCCCGGAGCTGTTGAAACGGATTTCTCATTGGTAAGATTCAAAGGAGACAGTGAAAAAGCGGCAACAGTATATTCAGGGTATGAGCCATTGAAAGCTGAAGATATTGCAGATGCCATTGCATACTGTATAAATGCTCCGAAGCATGTTACCATTGCAGATATATGTATTTATCCGAGCGCTCAGGCAGAACCAAGGACAATCTATAAAAAATAG
- a CDS encoding YraN family protein, with protein MADHNDFGKIAEDIAADFLQKNGYKILTRNFRFQKAEIDIITEKDDLIIIVEVKARSTDVFMLPQEAVTKTKIRSIVLAANHYMEEYNKQNEVRFDIISVLPDENKNLVIDHITDAFQAFDAN; from the coding sequence ATGGCTGATCATAATGACTTTGGAAAGATTGCTGAAGATATAGCTGCTGATTTTCTCCAGAAAAACGGGTATAAAATCCTGACCAGAAACTTCAGATTTCAGAAGGCAGAGATTGATATCATTACCGAAAAAGATGATCTTATCATTATTGTTGAAGTAAAGGCAAGATCTACGGATGTCTTCATGCTGCCCCAGGAAGCGGTTACCAAAACAAAGATCAGATCCATTGTCCTGGCAGCCAACCATTATATGGAAGAATATAACAAGCAGAATGAAGTGAGGTTTGATATCATTTCAGTTTTGCCGGATGAAAATAAAAATCTAGTAATAGATCATATAACCGATGCTTTTCAGGCATTCGATGCAAATTAA